A genomic region of Gossypium hirsutum isolate 1008001.06 chromosome D01, Gossypium_hirsutum_v2.1, whole genome shotgun sequence contains the following coding sequences:
- the LOC107928838 gene encoding metacaspase-1 — protein MVIKIVCLRCRQKLTAPAYAEKITCPQCGELNPIIKKPSPATSREQGKIVPPLIGKSMEKLRKLLLGNTQRLSGSSGSSSSPPSKLCALDHSVNQLPAKKRAVLCGVSYKKWKYKLKGTINDVMNMKTLLTQTYGFLERNILVLTEEESDTRLIPTKANIENCLKWLVNGCQKGDSLVFYYSGHGLRQPDFNDDELDGFDETICPVDFLREGMIVDNDIYATIVKPLSEGVTLHAIVDACHSGTILDLEHVYERDKGKWIDNRPPSGVRKKTSGGIAYSISACEDNQVAADTSALNSNTMNGAMTYILIDVVRGNPDITYGDLLDQIETRIEDANQQGCFGGSRILSKLFGPNLSQKPLLSASEEFPVYERKFKL, from the exons TGCGGCGAGCTCAATCCAATTATAAAGAAACCGTCGCCGGCGACTTCCCGAGAGCAGGGGAAGATAGTTCCGCCGTTGATAGGCAAATCTATGGAGAAACTGAGGAAATTACTGCTCGGTAACACCCAGAGACTTTCGGGTTCATCGGGGTCATCATCCTCGCCGCCGTCCAAGCTTTGTGCTTTGGACCACTCCGTCAACCAACTGCCGGCGAAGAAACGAGCGGTGCTTTGTGGCGTGAGTTACAAGAAATGGAAGTATAAGCTTAAAGGGACCATTAACGATGTGATGAACATGAAAACTTTATTGACTCAAACGTACGGATTTCTAGAGCGAAATATTTTAGTGCTCACAG AGGAAGAATCAGACACTCGACTGATTCCAACGAAGGCTAACATCGAGAACTGCTTGAAATGGCTGGTGAACGGTTGTCAGAAGGGAGATTCATTGGTTTTCTATTACTCCGGTCACGGGTTACGACAACCTGATTTCAACGATGATGAACTTGATGGGTTCGACGAAACCATTTGCCCTGTTGATTTCCTTAGAGAAGGAATGATTGTCGACAATGACATTTACGCCACCATTGTTAAGCCATTATCGGAAGGTGTTACGCTTCACGCCATTGTTGATGCTTGCCATAGCGGAACTATTCTTGATCTAGAGCATGTCTATGAAAGAGACAA GGGAAAATGGATTGATAATCGTCCTCCATCAGGCGTGAGAAAAAAAACAAGTGGTGGCATAGCGTATTCTATAAGTGCTTGCGAAGATAATCAAGTTGCTGCGGATACATCT GCTTTAAATTCAAATACAATGAATGGAGCAATGACATATATTTTAATAGATGTTGTGAGAGGCAACCCAGATATAACATATGGAGACCTACTTGACCAAATTGAGACGAGAATTGAAGATGCCAACCAACAAGGATGCTTTGGTGGTTCAAGAATATTAAGCAAATTGTTTGGTCCCAATCTCAGTCag AAGCCTCTGCTTTCAGCTTCTGAAGAGTTTCCAGTTTACGAGAGGAAATTTAAACTGtaa